One stretch of Rutidosis leptorrhynchoides isolate AG116_Rl617_1_P2 unplaced genomic scaffold, CSIRO_AGI_Rlap_v1 contig149, whole genome shotgun sequence DNA includes these proteins:
- the LOC139881393 gene encoding uncharacterized protein, which translates to MVITDEGADKAEAKGKGPEPMQMGALRRIHTMEASTEKEEGKSMYVDTEIAGQTIRALVDTGSTHTYIRDDVAKELGLKWRKVDAMMKAVNTDPTPFVGISHDVKLRVGEWKGKVDMQVSKLDDYALVFGLEFLEKIKAVPMPFANTMCIYDKGGCTVPIVREESKQALLSAMRLIKGHHNGYGKPTLKTGVKPEGSGGVAKVHINGAKARQARWESKQSAKT; encoded by the coding sequence ATGGTAATAACCGATGAAGGGGCGGATAAAGCGGAGGCGAAAGGGAAGGGTCCCGAGCCGATGCAAATGGGTGCGCTCCGACGGATTCACACCATGGAAGCAAGTACCGAGAAAGAGGAAGGCAAATCAATGTATGTAGATACGGAGATTGCCGGCCAAACTATCCGAGCATTGGTGGATACCGGTTCTACTCACACCTACATCCGAGATGATGTCGCCAAAGAGCTAGGGCTCAAATGGAGGAAGGTGGACGCCATGATGAAGGCAGTAAACACGGATCCAACACCATTTGTGGGTATTTCTCATGATGTAAAGCTTCGTGTGGGCGAATGGAAGGGAAAGGTGGATATGCAAGTGTCAAAGCTAGACGACTATGCGTTAGTCTTTGGACTTGAGTTTTTGGAGAAGATTAAAGCCGTTCCCATGCCATTTGCCAACACGATGTGCATTTATGATAAGGGAGGATGCACCGTTCCGATTGTAAGGGAGGAGTCGAAGCAAGCTTTGTTGTCCGCTATGCGGTTGATAAAGGGTCATCATAATGGCTACGGGAAGCCAACACTCAAGACGGGGGTCAAGCCGGAAGGGTCCGGTGGAGTGGCAAAGGTGCACATCAATGGGGCAAAAGCGCGACAAGCTCGTTGGGAAAGCAAGCAATCGGCCAAGACTTAA